Proteins co-encoded in one Plasmodium coatneyi strain Hackeri chromosome 7, complete sequence genomic window:
- a CDS encoding Arginase — protein sequence MIECIENYLKTFKEKENMYVKKKVSIIGSPLSAGQPLGGVNLACDNLRMLGLHKVIESLGWSYEDVGNVSTGGSISSDGSIAGNDIDGTMTDEQTEMDGTQSSHNSSSAHTEYHHGMEKMNGDIKLNHSSNSKDNVNWENHSDINHHKGEGCITRKCVQNNYYNNIKNVEIIGKFSEKLFRAMSKELRKKNFVLNIGGDHSVAFPSILSSLQFYPNLRVVWIDAHGDINIPETSPSGNYHGMALAHTIGLFKNRAPFFEWSENLTYLKPENVAIIGIRDIDIYEKIILKKCNINYYTIFDIEKNGIYNTICTALNLLDPEENCPIHVSFDIDSVDSFFAPGTGTIAKGGLNYREINLLMKVLADTRRVVSMDLVEYNPSLDENDKKVHGDSLPISEYATKTGKLCLELIARVLGNDIV from the coding sequence ATGATTGAATGTATCGAGAATTACTTAAAAACctttaaggagaaggaaaacatgtatgtgaagaaaaaagtgtccATCATTGGGTCCCCCCTGTCGGCTGGACAACCCTTGGGAGGAGTGAACCTGGCTTGTGACAATTTGAGGATGCTCGGTTTGCACAAGGTGATAGAGTCCTTGGGTTGGAGTTACGAAGACGTTGGAAATGTTAGCACTGGGGGAAGTATTAGCAGCGATGGAAGTATTGCAGGGAATGATATCGACGGGACGATGACAGACGAGCAGACCGAAATGGACGGAACGCAAAGCTCGCACAACAGCAGCTCTGCACACACGGAATACCATCacggaatggaaaaaatgaacggagACATAAAATTAAACCACTCCTCCAATAGCAAAGATAATGTCAATTGGGAAAATCATAGCGACATTAATCATCacaagggggaaggatgCATAACCAGAAAGTGCGTACAAAATAACTactataataatataaaaaatgttgaaatTATTGGAAAATTtagtgaaaaattatttcgcGCAATGAGTAAAGaattgaggaagaaaaattttgtatTAAACATTGGAGGTGACCACAGCGTTGCATTTCCTAGCATTCTGAGCTCTTTGCAATTTTACCCAAATTTAAGAGTCGTATGGATAGACGCCCATGGAGACATTAACATCCCGGAGACCTCTCCCTCAGGAAATTATCATGGCATGGCATTAGCTCACACCATAGGGCTCTTTAAAAACAGAGCGCCATTCTTCGAGTGGTCTGAAAATCTTACATATTTAAAACCAGAAAATGTGGCTATCATCGGAATACGAGATATTGATATAtatgagaaaattattttaaaaaaatgtaacattAATTATTACACAATCTTTgatattgaaaaaaatggcatataCAATACCATCTGTACAGCTCTTAACCTACTAGATCCTGAGGAAAATTGCCCCATACACGTATCCTTCGACATTGATAGTGTCGACAGTTTCTTCGCTCCAGGAACTGGAACCATTGCAAAGGGGGGCCTAAATTACAGAgaaattaatttattaatGAAAGTCCTGGCAGACACAAGGCGCGTCGTTTCAATGGATTTGGTAGAATATAACCCATCTCTCGacgaaaatgataaaaaggtTCACGGCGATTCCTTGCCCATTTCGGAGTATGCCACAAAAACGGGCAAGCTTTGTCTGGAGCTTATTGCCAGGGTTCTCGGCAACGACATCGTCTAA
- a CDS encoding GTPase activator protein, protein MGDPNAVELRPIDEDHSEGDKNSGNAGDRRKHHRRKENAPGSHSDDRRGSQSGGHSDAHKRRQNSHHGRDCSGRGSAEPIRGENGASAKEAVNKHANEATNEAAAETSRPRERRSRGPSEGQDDSTCADLDEETKFMENWEETQKRLYDPTIGLRRHYTNELLSCGEKNNVRVLEKWSSMINRDINWFMKTHKTTFLRRVKRGIPQKYRWKVWFQITNSKILLNKFQKKYYFLSKKKSNYTNLITIDISRTFPELLIFDKYAQEQLFRILNAYSNYEPSVGYCQGMNFLVGLLLIVSNFNEMETFCVLVSLMNNYHLKEFYKEKFPLLNRYIYLFEKILQCEVPDLVDHFNQEEVFPPVYLHQWLLTLFIASLPIKSVIVIWDYLFSTSIKTILLISVALLKILKSYLMKHKFEKILKLLKSLKYNESNDDILIAKLLIKKSESVNLSPELSFLFDNIEREDIPFDGQFKFFIGDINNCHFTHVEEQLNPNGTALTDGANKDQARSTNWDQSCPANSTPGNFPPGIFSPVSFTPGNFSPSNLSALDGVPLLNFFSNRVLKRDSKAERQGERKYSQGKASRGQSHTPQRSPKPKRTHEEDAKEMTPPNNCDRRGRRGEEKENQQDEYDEDIQHGEEKAKNVRERNNMNTFYYKILSSNEKNLKRNKNATVTSQNSSNETGNDIFSNSTNQTDRTHQHVKSSSVPRSLPIGGSKSKSINMNRSTGEYYVAGRGRQPPRTNHKKDSKGMLPNQIGSCPSSYEEKKRTPLNCDRSDAATGENHQKSLRSANEGSHSRHADSNEPSQGITEDNAMTNTNDYKMYDSYVSEEDLSSFNVAGQQIIKSGKKSRHNRGRGEKRTDDQRGYREEHPSDEEDDQADQHVLYKSDSFVEFNRRKKCDSGGKKQEQGEKYDLLKGKSITYRNGNGKEEKETRNNCRYNSHCNSRSNSVEENQQTKQFRLSKERKSLTGSLKRHAYYHNPNDANNESYYPFRENSAPRDEGDWLRDDDNQAESIITGKVKQFEKKMNEEEEQEISNAKELRRTKTGETAESQDKNQDEEIEEAEDDNDEEEEGESIFSISQYINPEDSEKKQNNEEKNNGLGIFNLIHSYAKESSWFDVSSINKYYQFGKASGDMELGDINADNEGENKGPYAQGQKRDDGN, encoded by the exons ATGGGGGATCCAAACGCTGTGGAGCTGCGCCCTATCGACGAAGACCACAGCGAAGGGGACAAAAATTCGGGAAACGCAGGTGATAGAAGGAAGCACCAtcgaaggaaggagaatgCACCTGGTTCGCATAGTGATGACCGACGGGGAAGTCAATCAGGGGGGCACAGCGATGCACACAAAAGGAGGCAAAATAGCCACCACGGTAGGGATTGTTCGGGGAGGGGAAGTGCAGAGCCAATCAGGGGTGAAAACGGCGCATCAGCGAAGGAAGCTGTTAACAAACATGCTAATGAAGCAACCAACGAAGCAGCTGCGGAAACCTCCCGACCAAGGGAACGGCGAAGCCGCGGGCCCAGCGAGGGGCAAGACGACTCCACCTGTGCCGACCTCGATGAAGAAACCAAGTTTATGGAAAACTGGGAGGAAACGCAGAAAAGGCTGTACGATCCAACGATAGGGTTAAGGAGGCACTACACAAACGAACTACTCTCATgtggggaaaagaacaacgtACGTGTATTGGAGAAGTGGTCCTCTATGATTAACAGAGACATCAACTGGTTCATGAAGACACACAAAACGACCTTCCTAAGGAGAGTAAAAAGAGGGATCCCACAAAAATATAGGTGGAAAGTGTGGTTCCAAATAACCAACAGTAAAATTCTGCTGAacaaatttcaaaaaaaatattattttttatcaaaaaaaaagtccaatTATACAAATTTGATAACAATAGATATATCGAGGACCTTCCCCGAGTTGTTAATATTTGATAAATATGCTCAGGAGCAgctttttcgcattttaaatGCGTATTCAAATTATGAACCGTCTGTAGGGTACTGTCAAGGGATGAATTTCCTCGTGGGACTCCTACTCATAGTCAGCAACTTCAACGAAATGGAAACGTTCTGCGTACTAGTTAGTCTCATGAATAATTATCACCTGAAGGAAttttataaagaaaaatttcctctACTTAATAGATACATCTACCTGTTTGAGAAAATATTACAATGTGAAGTTCCCGACTTGGTTGACCATTTCAATCAGGAGGAAGTATTCCCCCCTGTGTACCTACACCAGTGGTTACTAACACTATTCATTGCTAGTCTCCCCATCAAAAGTGTAATAGTCATATGGGATTACCTCTTCAGTACGAGCATAAAAACCATTCTCTTGATTTCCGTTGCTCtgttgaaaatattaaaaagctACCTAATGAAacataaatttgaaaaaattttaaaattattaaaatcgTTAAAGTACAATGAAAGCAACGATGATATTCTCATAGCAAAGCTGTTGATTAAAAAATCCGAGTCTGTTAATTTAAGTCCTGAACTTAGCTTCCTCTTTGATAATATTGAGAGGGAGGATATTCCCTTCGATGGACAgttcaaatttttcattgGAGATATCAACAATTGCCATTTTACCCACGTGGAGGAACAGCTCAACCCCAATGGTACAGCACTTACTGATGGTGCAAACAAGGACCAAGCGAGAAGCACCAATTGGGACCAGTCTTGCCCAGCCAACTCCACTCCAGGGAACTTCCCCCCAGGGATCTTTTCCCCTGTGAGCTTCACCCCGGGCAATTTTAGCCCGTCCAATTTGTCTGCCCTTGATGGAGTTCCCCTGCTGAACTTCTTCTCCAACCGAGTGCTTAAAAGGGACAGCAAAGCGGAGCGTCAAGGAGAGAGGAAATATTCCCAGGGGAAAGCGTCTAGGGGGCAGAGCCACACGCCCCAGAGATCGCCAAAACCAAAGCGAACGCATGAAGAAGATGCGAAGGAAATGACCCCGCCAAACAACTGCGATAGGAGAGGTAGAAGgggagaggaaaaggaaaaccaaCAGGATGAATATGATGAGGATATCCAACATGGGGAGGAAAAAGCGAAGAACGTACGAGAGCGAAATAACATGAACACCTTTTACTACAAAATTTTAAGCAGCAATGAAAAGaacttaaaaagaaataaaaatgcaactGTGACTAGCCAAAATAGCAGCAACGAAACGGGAAATGACATTTTCAGCAATTCGACCAACCAGACCGATCGGACCCACCAACATGTGAAGTCCTCAAGTGTGCCCAGGTCACTCCCCATCGGAGGAAGCAAATCGAAAAGCATCAACATGAACAGGAGCACTGGGGAGTACTACGTTGCAGGGAGGGGAAGGCAACCACCACGCACTAACCATAAGAAGGACTCAAAGGGGATGTTGCCAAATCAGATTGGTTCATGCCCAAGTAGTTACGAAGAGAAGAAGCGTACGCCACTGAATTGTGATCGTAGCGACGCGGCAACCGGGGAGAACCATCAGAAGTCACTCCGTTCTGCGAATGAGGGAAGCCACTCACGCCATGCAGATAGTAACGAACCTAGCCAGGGAATCACCGAAGACAATGCAATGACTAACACGAACGACTATAAGATGTATGACAGTTATGTAAGCGAAGAAGATTTGTCTAGCTTCAACGTAGCGGGACAGCAAATTATTAAAAGTGGGAAGAAAAGTCGCCATAACCGTGGCAGGGGCGAAAAAAGAACTGATGACCAACGTGGCTATAGAGAGGAACATCCCTCCGATGAAGAGGACGATCAAGCAGACCAACACGTGTTGTACAAAAGTGACTCCTTCGTCGAATTCAaccgaaggaagaaatgcgattcaggggggaagaagcaggaACAGGGAGAAAAATACGATTTACTAAAAGGAAAATCCATAACTTATCGTAATGGgaatggaaaggaagagaaagaaacgAGGAACAACTGTCGTTACAACTCTCATTGCAACTCCCGTAGCAACTCCGTGGAGGAAAATCAACAAACAAAACAGTTCAGACTtagtaaggaaaggaaaagtctCACAGGCAGCTTAAAAAGACACGCATATTACCATAACCCAAATGACGCCAATAATGAGTCTTACTACCCCTTTAGGGAAAACTCTGCCCCGAGGGATGAAGGCGACTGGCTAAGGGATGATGACAACCAAGCAGAAAGTATCATCACAGGAAAGGTGAAacagtttgaaaaaaaaatgaatgaagaggaggaacaagAAATTAGCAATGCGAAGGAACTACGCAGGACCAAAACAGGAGAAACAGCTGAAA GTCAAGATAAAAATCAGGATGAAGAAATCGAAGAAGCGGAAGACGACaacgatgaggaagaagaaggagaaagcaTTTTCAGCATCAGCCAATATATTAACCCGGAAGACAgcgaaaagaaacaaaacaatgaggaaaaaaataatggactaggtatttttaatttaatacACTCCTACGCCAAAGAGAGTAGCTGGTTTGACGTGTCTTCAATAAATAAATACTACCAGTTTGGCAAAGCCAGCGGAGACATGGAGTTGGGTGACATAAACGCAGATAACGAAGGGGAGAATAAGGGGCCGTATGCACAGGGTCAGAAGCGGGACGATGGGAACTAG
- a CDS encoding Tubulin-specific chaperone: MSDFVKVDLVHNLYKNKKWKEIKLNKFESIENVKKKIYTHTGTPHNSMDLYAYDELNIENSQVHLSNDNFCLNDYNVKDNYIIYIHDKSNAVPNDVIYHMDDAEKLNQLKHFKYEMKEEDYDKRQDTFRNFIKKLRARGGTTNSGSHPNGEIHPNGEDPLENPPYDEQTYQIGNRCRIKIGDRRGVLKFVGKIKKGNEISVGVDLDEPLGNSDGTYQNKFLFECKGSKYGYLGNINSIEVGDFPPFDIMDLDEF, from the coding sequence ATGAGCGACTTCGTGAAGGTCGACCTGGTACACAACCTGtacaagaacaaaaaatggaaagaaatcAAACTGAACAAATTCGAAAGCatagaaaatgtgaaaaagaaaatatacacacacacgggCACCCCCCACAACAGCATGGACCTCTATGCATATGATGAGCTAAACATAGAGAACAGTCAAGTCCACCTAAGTAACGATAACTTCTGCCTTAATGATTACAACGTGAAGGACAACTATATCATCTACATACATGATAAAAGCAATGCCGTCCCCAACGACGTCATTTATCATATGGATGATGCTGAGAAACTGAACCAACtgaaacattttaaatacgaaatgaaggaagaggacTATGACAAACGACAGGACACATTTAggaattttataaaaaagttgAGGGCGCGTGGGGGAACTACAAATAGCGGAAGCCACCCCAACGGGGAGATCCACCCCAATGGGGAAGACCCCCTTGAGAACCCCCCCTACGATGAACAAACCTACCAAATTGGAAACCGGTGCAGAATCAAAATAGGAGACCGCAGAGGCGTTTTAAAATttgtaggaaaaataaaaaaggggaacgaaATTTCTGTTGGCGTCGATTTAGACGAACCTTTGGGGAACTCCGACGGGACATACCAAAACAAGTTTCTGTTCGAATGTAAGGGAAGCAAATATGGGTACCTTGGAAATATAAACTCCATCGAGGTGGGAGactttccccctttcgaCATCATGGATTTGGACGAATTCTAA